The genomic DNA gtgctgggattacaggcgtgaggcaccgtgcccggccccaccAATGCATTTTTAAGATGGTTAATTTTGACCGggcacgtggctcacgcctgtaatcctagcactgtggaaggccaaggcgggtggatcacgaagtcaggagatcaagaccatcctggccaacacggtgaaaccctgtctctactaaaaacacaaaaaattagccgggcgtggtgccaggtgcctgtagtcccagctactcaggaggctgaggcaggagaatggcgtgaacccaggaggcggagcttgcggtgagccgagatggcaccactgccctccagcccgggcgacagagcgagactccatctcaaaaaaaaaaaaagatggttaattttatgttatgcgactttcacctcaatttttttaaatcctcaaaaacaaaactgagagagagagagacatgaagTAGTGGAAAAGACAGATTAAGAGAAAAAGGGAattaaatcccagcactttgggaggctggggcaggtagactgcttgggcccaggagttcaagaatagcctgggcaacacagcaaaaacttgtctctacaaaaaaaaaaaaaaaattattcaggcctggtggcgtgcctgtagtctcagctactcgggaggctgaggagggaggactgcttgcttgagcctggaagacagatgctacagtgagccaagatagcattactgtactccagcctgggcaacagagtgagaccctgcctctaacaaaaacagaaaaagagacaaaggatcagagagagaagcaaaaagaaaggaagacagaccCAGAAGCACATTCACAATAGTCACtcacggccgggcacggtggctcaagcctgtaatcccagcactttgggaggccgagacgggcggatcacgaggtcaggaggtcgagaccatcctggctaacccggtgaaaccccgtctctactaaaaaatacaaaaaactgccaggcgaggtggcgggcacctgtagtcccagctactcgggaggctgaggcaggagaatggcgtaaacccgggaggtggagcttgcagtgagccgagatcgtgtcactgcactccagcctgggcgacagagcaagactccatctcaaaaaaaaaaaaaaaaaaaaaaaaaagaaaccaatagtCACTCataacattgaaataaaaaggCAAGTGACAGGCATGCTTCTAACCTATGAACAGCAAAGACTGGCAGGAAACACCCCCATGTCTAATAGTGGTTGTCTCTAGAGAGGGGGATTATGggtgtttctttccttcctattttacaaattatatacaGTGAACATTGTTACTTTTACagtcagaataaaaaataaacttctctaagaaaaaaaaaaggaaggagggcaTCTCCTGGTGTTTAGATAATACAGAAGGAAGGGAGCTCTGCCAGTGGGTCTACAGGGGCCCAGTGACTCCTGAGGAGTGGGAGTCCCAGGACGGGTATGGGGCTCCTCCTGAatgtccctcagcctcctgggagcCACAATGGGGACTTACGGGTGAGGTCAGGCAGAAGCCAGGTATTGCAGTTGACTTGGTAGAGCAGAACGTCGCTGCTGAACTCGTCAGGGTCCGAGCGCCCCCCAAGAACCACCATGGTGTCCCCTAACAGGGCTGAGGCATGGAAAAGCCGGGGACGGGGCTGTTGGGGAGACGGGGTGGGGGGGCGGGCAGGACAGCCTGTCAGAGCTGTCCTCTGCTCCCTCTCAGCCCTCCAGTCACCCCTGCACTTCTCTACCTGCCCCCCGCAGCCCACCCAATCCTAACTCTCATCAAATCTCACCTCCTTTAGGTAAGGTGAGATTTCCTCCAGGAAACCTCCTGTGCCGGCAAGAGCAGCCCACAGAACCATCTCCTTCCTGAGTTCCCGGAACCCCCGTGACCCAGGCTGCTCCCTAGGAACTTAGCCCAGACCCCTTGAGATGAGCCACCCACATTCCTCACACAGTCTCCCTAGAGACAGTGGGGGCATCCTGGGGGTGAGGCTCAAGTCTCTTGCTTCTAGCCCCTTGCCCCCAAGATGGGCTTGGAAACGTGTAGACTGAAACCACCAGCCTCTCTAACCAGTGCAGACAGGGCTCCCTGCCCTCCCACACACATTCTCCTTGGCCTTGAAGGCAGAAAGAGCGGGGAGCCTCGGTCCTGCTTTGTATGAGTGGAAAAACCCAGGACAGGGAAGGGGCCTGCCGGGGCCACACCAAGTCAGGACAGAGCTGGGCAGAGCTCATGCCTCTGACCTCCCGGCCTCGGGTTCTCTCCTCCAAATCAGGAATGGAAGCAGGGGAGATGTGGGGGTATCAGCTTAGTTAGGGAACACAGAAAGGAGGGGAAGCAGGAATCCGGGATGGAGCCAGTCCCTGGGGCACTGGGAAAGAGggcccctccctcctgccccataCACCCATGGGTCTGGGCCTCTTTTCCTGACCTTTGCCCCCTGAGAAGGGGCCAGCAGGCTCCAGGTGCGGTCAGGACAGTGCAGGGAGTAGAGCTCGGGGGATGGGGCCGCCAGCTCCACATGGAATCGGAACCCCCCAAACACGTAGAGGGAGTCGGTGGCCTCATGGTAGACGGCGGAGTGACCATAGAGACCTGGTGGGGGGCAGGGTgacaggctgggggaggggctgaCAACAGCACTGATCCCGCTGACCTCCCGGTCCCCCTGTTCAGTGAGCACTGAGGCTGGAGGCCTGGGAGTCCCTCTCCACCCATCCCTCTCACTTGGGTTCGAACAGACAATCACTAGAGACTCTGGGAAAGAGAAGGGAGTCCTCAACTGGCAGGAAGTTCTACCAGGCTCTCGGGAGGGAGACAGGGCATCCAGAATGTCTAGGGGACAGTGATCAAAGAAAGGAGGTGAGATTGAGGAAGAAACCCTGAGGAGCAGGGAGCTCAGAGCCTGGGGGCGAGGGACGGTGGCCACATGTGGCCAGGAGTGGGCAGTTAATTATGGAGTTTGGGAAGGACAGACAGAGAACATGAGCATTCAAGAGGGGGTCCTGAGAATCTGCGTGGGGGCAGGAAAGAGAGGGAAACAGGTGGCCACAGAACACAGGAGTGGACGGAGAGCCCACAGGAAGCCTGGATGCCCGGAAGGTCCATGGGAGCTGTCCCCTCCCGGTCCCCAGCCCCACCTGTGGGGGGTGTCCCGCTCTGGGCTCCTGACACCCAGGTGCCGGTCGCCAGCTGGTACTCAAGCAACTGCTGGTTGAAGCCATTTTCCGGGGAATAACCGCCCACCAGGAGCAGAGATAGGCCTCGGCGGGCAGTAAGGGTGTGACCAGCAACGGCTGGCAGCTCCACAGTCTGGGGGGCCTGAGGGATGGAGGGCCAAGGTCACTGATGGGGCTAGAGGTCAGGGGTCACCTTGTGGGTAGAAGCAATCCTCAGCCCCCCAGAGTCCTCCCTGAAGTACTAAGGAAGGAGTGACCCCCCAGGGGCCagtcagaccagcctgggtcctGGCAGGTGCACAGTGGGCCCCTTGGAATTTCCACCTGCCCAAGCCTGGTGTGGCTTTGGGAAGTGTGGCTTTGGGAAGCCCTTGCTCCCCTGGCCTCTCTCTGCTGCTGAGTGAAGCTGTGTCCCAGCCCAGGACTGGCTCGGGACAACAGTGTGCCCCAGGATGGCCAAGGAAATTCAAGTCCAGGGCTTCTGTTTCCTCTGGGGGTGAAGCTGGCAGGAGCTACCACAGCTGTCTCTGTCAGGGCCCAGCAGAAGGGCTGGGGAGTGGGCTGGGGAGAGTTGCTCACCTTCTCCTGCCGCCATTGCAGGGTGGTAAGGTTGAGGACCCAGAAATCACGGGTGACACCCCCAGCGGTGAGTCCCCCCAGCAGATACATGGCGCCACGGCCAGCGGGCACATATGCAGCTGCATGGAAGGAGCGGGGTGATGGGCCTGGGCCCCCGTCCTCAGCTCCCGCCAGCATCTGTGTCCACCGCCGCTCACTCACTGAGTACCTGGGGCCAGGGTGCAAAAAAGCAGCCTCATTATAGTCATCTCAGCATCCTTCAAGGTGACCCTGCCTGACAGATGCCCCTGCATCCCGTGGGGTGACCTTCCTATGACAGTCCTCTCACTATTCCCTGGGGTAGCATCACCTAAAGAAGTACCCTGGTCACCAAGAGTCCCCGGGTGAGCCTCCTGTGACAACTGTCCCAGCATCCTTTGGGCTGTCCTTTACCTTAGAGGCTTTTCTGCACTCCTCTGAGGTGACTCTTAGCATCCTGAGGTGACCTTCTCTCATTTGCGAATCCCACCTGCCTAGGGCAGTCCTCACCTGTACAGGTTTCCCAGCAGCCCCTGGGGCAGGCCCAGGCCCCCAAACATCCACAAGGTGGCATCAGGTCCCTCCACCATGGTGTGGCCCAGGCGGTGCAGGAAGCGGCTGGCAGTGTCCTAGGGGTGGGTGGGGACGTCAGGGATCAGGCTAGGGTTAGGACAAAGTGCCAGGCCTGGGTGTAGGGTGTAGGGGTGGTACCAGGAGTGGAGGTGGGAGAACGACCTGGGGGCAACCATCCCTAGACAGCTGGTACCCGCAACTCACGGCTGAGAGGCGGCTGTCCATGAGGGTCTCCCAGACCAGCTGCCCGCCATCCAACTTGGTGGCGCAGTCAGGGCCCCCGAAGCCTTCGGTACAGATGCACACACCCAGGCTCTGGGGGATGACAAGGGACTCAGGGGAGCCCTGATCACCAGCCCTGTCCCACCAGGCTTGACCTCTCCCACCTGTACCTGGTTACAAGTTCCTGCCCCAGTGTGGGCATTGCAGTTCTCAGGACACAGAGCCATCCGGCAGTGTGGGCCAGCCCAGCCTTGAGGACATCGGCAGAGCCCCGCACCTGCAGCACCATCCTGGGGCACGCATTCCTGGGGGACTGGGCAGCTCCCAGGGCCCCCTGACCCACAGCGGGCGGAGCCCACCGAAGCATTGAAGCCCCAGGATGAGGAGCCATTGGCCTCCCAGTGCAGCACCAGCAGCCCTGTGGGAAGAGAGGCCAGAGGCTGTCAGCAAAGCCACACTCCTAGCCCCATCCAACCCCAGATGCTGAGAAAACCCAGTGTGACTGGGCAGGGAAGGAAGGCACCATATTATTCATAATCATCACCAGGACGAACCAGTCTGCACCCCTCCCTCGGCCAACCCATCAAGATTGATCTTCAAGCCTAAATCTCTCACCAACTGATAGCTACCTCCTGAGCTGCTATCCAAGCCCAAGTCCCGTCTCACCTGGACACTGGTACCCATCCCCTACTGGTCCTCCTGGCTGCCTATACTCCCCACTCATGGTGGCCCAGTGATCCTCAAAATGTGAATTGAGCCCTGTCCTCAGCAAGCTCCAAACCTTCTACAACTCCTACTGCCCTTACATAAGACTGGATCTCTTTAGAAAAGATAGTGATTTAGGGGCAGGTGGGACAGGAATTACTTGATATgttactatatataaaatatgcctcaataaagttatatatataggccgggcgtggtggcttatgcctgtaatcccagcactttgggaggccaaggtgggtgaatcacttgaggtcaggagttcaagaccaggctgtccaacatggtgaaaccccatctctactaaaaatacaaaaagtagccaggcatggtggcatatgcctgtaattccagctacttgggaggctgaggcaggagaatcgctggagcccgggaggcagaagttgcagtgagttgagattgcgctactacactccagactAGCTGGAAAGAGTGAGTGGTGTGGGGTCCTCACACCAGCCACATTCTGTGTGCCCCAGAGACATGTCTCATTCAGCCTTTCTCTCTGCAGACGTAGCTCAGCCAGCACAATCCTATTTTCCTCTCAACTAAGGACAAGGAGGTCCAGAGACAGTGAGGGACTACATCACCCCACAAGCAGTGGCAGACCTGGGTCCTGTGCCCACTTCAGGTGATGAGTTTGGGGGCAAGGGATACATAGCCCAGGACTAAGAGGTCCCACTTCCCCTAGCCCCCGTACCAGACAGGGCCTGAACAGTGAGGGGTCTGTCCCGTCGCTGGCCGCAGAAGGCAGCTATGAGGCTGCGGTCCGACTGGACAACACCAGTGTCCAGGAAGCGTGGGAATCCATCAAAGGCCAGGACGTAGCTCAGCTAGAGGGGTGCAGAATCGAGGATTAGGAGACAATGAGGATGAGAACGAGGGCACCTGGAGTCTGGGAGAAGGAGAGGTTCAAGAGGGGAGGCAATCTGAGACTGGGAAATGGGCTGTTTGAACATCCAGGGGAGACTGTCAAACTATGGCAGGGAGGCAACcactccccttcctgtgtccaaagtAGACATGGCTCATCTATCAGGCACCTCTTGCATTAAGCCTCTTTCTGCACATGCAGCTCCTGGCAGTCAGTACCAGTCAATCAGAGTTGGTGCACAAGGTGTAACAATTTACCATTCCTGGTCTGGGAATGGGGAGATTGAGGATCTGGAGAACTGGAGATGGGAGTTGAGGAAATAGGAAGCTATCTGGGAAATGGGAGGGTCTGTCTGTGGGCCTAGGAACAAAGCGCTGGGGATCTGAGGAGGAGTTTGGGTTTTgaaggattaaaaaaacaaaaacaaacaaacaaacaagcaacactGGGGTCAGGGTCTGGGGATGCAGGCTGGGTCAGGGGACATGATTCTGGCTCATGGGCCTGAACCCTTGTTTTCTCAGTGCTCACCGTGCAGGGGGTGCTGCTGTCGGGGGAGAAGGTGAGGGTGAGTGGGGGACAGAGGGTTCCGGGAGCACAGGGCTGTAGCTCCTCAGTGGCTGAGACAACCCACACACAATAGGACAGGCCAGGCCCGGCTCTCGCAGCCCCGCCACCTGGAGGCAGCAGCCCCCCGACCCGGCGTGAGCCCAGTGCCACTGAGGACACATTGGTGAGGAGGGCGCGACCTCCACACTCCCGGAAGCAGGAACCACCGGCCCTGGGGAGATGGAGAAGAGCCAGTGTCAGACCAGTCCTGCCCCTCCCTACTGTATCCCCAAGCACACCCTACCTAGCCCTGGCTGGCCCACTGGCTCACCGGGGATCCCCATAATAGCCTGGGGAGCAGAGCTGGCAGTGGGCACCCTCGGTGTGGTCCTGGCAGAAGCAGAGCCCACTGAGGTTGTCGCAGTGGCCACGGCGTGGGTCCCCGTGCCCATTGCACTGGCAGGGCCGGCAGCCCCGAGAGCCCGTGGCGTTGCCGAAGCTGCCCGGCCGGCATCGTTCGCAGTGCTCTCCCCATGTCCAGTCTGTGGAGGCCCCAGCAGGTGGGACAGAGTCAAGTCAAGGGTGGAAACAGGCCCAGGCCTACTGGGTCAGCTAAACCCTGACCCCACCCAGCTGCTTCAAAGGtgagaaaccaaggcccagatCAGGGTAAACAGCAAGTCCCAAGAGGGGGAAGTGAAGCCCAGCCAGAGTGATGGGTGGCACTGAAACCTGTTTGAGTCAGGAACAGCAATGGGGCAGGGGACCCAGAGCTGCATGAGGGGACACTGAGGCCTCCTCCAAGAAGAGCAAGCTGGAGCCCCAAGAAGGGAGGAGGCTCCCTGGgtccaggctggggctgggatgAGGGCTGCTCACCCTGGCACTCGTCGCAGAAGCCAGGCCCCCGCTTGCGGCAGTGGCTGTGGAAGCTGCAGCCACAGTCCCGGGAGCAGCGGGGGGCTGGGGGACCCGGGGCGGGTGTGGGCGGGGGTAGGTCTGATGTCCAGCCCAGGTCACACACGCAGGTGAAGTCCGGGGGGCCGCTGCACACACCATGGCCACAGTCCTCCAAGCACCTGAGGGGCcgtgttgggggtggggaaagcGCCAGGCAGGCCCAGAGCCCCTAAAGCACCTCATCACCTCCACCCACCTCATGACACCATCAAAGCCACTGGCTGTTTCCATGGTTTTGCACTACGTGGGTGACCCTGTCTCCAAGGTAACtccatgcatcaccacgcctgtcTCTATAGCAACCACACAGCACCACTGTGAAAACCTCTTTCAACTACGTCCTCTGCCTCCATGGCAACGCTGAAGACTATGGCCCACAGCCTATGGGTGCCCTGTTTCCATGGTAACCAGGGTTACACTGGGGACCCTGTCACTCTAACGAGGACCTAGTGTGCAAGGTAAACCCCTGGCTAACTGGGGATGCTGGTTCCACAGGAAGGGACCCAGTGCCATGATGgcttcctccctccacctccatgtgccccagcctggggcaacatctCCATAGCAACCCCCGCCTCACTCACGTGCGGTTGCAGTGTGAGATGCCATCACCCTGGTAGCCCCGCTGGCAGTGACACTCGTAGCTGAGGGGCGTGTTCAGGCAGGTCGCCCGCGGATGGCACCGGGCCAGGCCCAGACGACACTCATCCACGTCAGGACAGCGGGCATATGCCCAGCGGGCAGGGAGGGCCACGGGAAGCCCCAGGCCCTCCCCCACCCACAGGGAGCAGTTACCCCCACCGAGGGGCCCCGAGAAGTCCCCCTGTAGGCACCTGTGGGGTGAAAGAGTGAAGAAGCAGGGGACAACATAGAAACAGGAGCCATACATAGAAACAATGACAGGGAGAGAGGAGGCCAATCGCAAGGAGAGGGACGAAAATATAGATttggaaagagagacagagaaaccagGAGAAGTCGAAGACAAAAACAATTTTGGAAGACAGAAGAGAGACACAGACGGAGATGCAGTGAAAAGGAgagcagagagacagaaacagacaaggagaaagaaaacaagttgcGGAGACCCAGCAAAGGaggaaaaattgagaaaaaagagCGGGAGAgtaaaataaacaacagaaaaacaacacaaaaaagggAAGGTGGCCATGGGATGGGGTCAGGGCAAGAGGGCAGAGAAGCAAAAAGGCTATTAGAATGACCGGTCATGGAGGAAGGACGCAGCCGGGCACCCTGCCCACCCGCCCGCCTGGGCTCACCGTCCCAGTGTGGGGTTGTCCTCATTGCCACACCAGCCACACTCGTGGCTCTGCAGACACTCGTGGCAAGTCAGGAAGCCATCACAGCTCCGGCACCGTGGCTCCGAGTGCACACTGCAggatggcaggggtgggggtcagagCCCCGGCCCCTTGCTGGTGGGGATCTTCCTCTGTTAACCCTGCCCCAGGGACtgtacctgtcatcccagcctcGACAGCCCCCATGTGGGTACCGGGCCAGGTAGGCGGCAAACAGGAAGCAGGTGTGGGTGGACTGGCACCAGGCGCACTGGCTCGAGTTGGCCAGGCAGTCCTCACAGGTCAGTCGCCTGGGGCGGGGAGTGGGTGGCCAGGTCACTCCACAGCCAGCCCACATCCACGGGcacatccacccacccactccctGGACCCAGCCAGACTCACTGGTTGCAGAGTGGGGGACACTCCTCTGGACTCTTTATGGCACCCCGACCCCGGCCCCGCCGGCTGCATGCCGCGTCTCCTTTGCGGTTGGTGCTCTGATGCCACTCACAGAAGGGGTCCTGGGGGTCAGTTGGGCAGAGGAGTCAAAACCCCACTCAGCCATCTCCTTTGGGATCCCAGTGCCTatcccaccccctgccccaccctgcagACTGTCCCTGCAAGGCCATCTCCCTCCCCAGCTGCCTGCGTCTCTGGACCCCTCCCTTCAGCCACAGACACCCATAGTTCTGCCTGCTCAGCACCGACTCTCTCTTTTGGGCAACAGCGCCCCTTCTGTGTGGTCCGGGTGGGGCTGATTCAATCCTCAGGATCCAGAGGTGGGCAAGGGGCCACATTCCCTCCCCTCTACTCCAGTCATTGGCCCAGGAGCCTGCACAAGGCCCAACCAGAGCCACTGAAGTACAATCCTGGGACTTCTGTTGAGCTCCTGGATggtggtggggtgaggggagagaaacagaaagcctCACTGTTTGAGACAGAGCAAGGACTGAGAGCCTGGAGCCTTAACTCACAAGGAAACAAACCCTCCCAGGGAACAAGAGGAAGCAGGGTGTCGTGGGCTGCCTGACATCACTAGGAGCTGGCAGGCCTGAAGGCctactcctgggctccagtgccTGTGCTGAGAAACTCCCCGCTAGTGGAAAAGGATGGAGTTGCATTCTCTGGCCCCTGCAACAGGGAGAGTCCTGACTCCCAGGTGCCTCTCACTCTAGCTCCATCTCACCTTCCCCACCAGGCTCTGCTGATGAATGACAAAAGCCCTTGCTGTTTCCCCCACGCCCCCCACCAGGGGTTCCCTTGGCTGCCTGTTGCCTGCTCTGGCTGCGTCCACCTTGTGACCTCCCCTGGTGGTCCCACAGGCACCTGGGTGCAGGCATGGCAGTCCCGATGCTCCTCGCAGAGTGGGCAGAGGGTAGGCACCAGCACCAGCAGGGACCCACCAGCCCTGTCATCCCCACAGTGGGCTCCACCCTGGCGCAGGTGGCAGCTGGCACTGGTCAGGCACCAGCCACAGCCCTGGTCTGCCAAGCAGCCCAGGCAGGAGGAATAGGAGGTGCAGGCCGACGAGCGGTAGGGCtccaggaagaagaaggagatcTCCTGGGGAAGGGGTCACAGGAGGGGCAGCAGTCAAGGTCTGGGGCAGGGGTCAGAGTCTGGGGCTAACTGAAAGTAAGGGTTTGGAACTCAGGTTGAGAACTCAGGCACATAGGAAGTCAGGATTTAGGAAATCAGTAGAGGTCCAGGGTCTGGAGGAATCTGGAGATTATTATAGGTCAAAGTATGGAGGGCAGAGGTCAGGGCCAGCAGGGTCAAGGGTGAGGAGTCAGAAGACGAGGGTCAAACTATGGGATCAGGCCAGGGTCTATGGGCAGAGGTCAGGGGCCACAGGGTTCAAGGAGAGGTTCAGAGTTCAGAGGCCAACAGTTAAGTAGTCCGAGGCCAGAATCTAGGGATTTCAGAGTTTGCGACCTGGCGTTCAGAAAGCCCAGGTGATCTGAAGCTGGGGCCTGTGGCTAGGgttggaggtgggtcctgggTACTCACACTGCCTCCTGGCACACCAGTCCGATCCCACAGCAGAGTGAGCTCGCTGTGCCCAGGGCCTGCCGAGCCGTTCAGCTGGCCCCGGATCTCTACTGCATACTTGTGGTCCCGCCCGGGCAGGGGGAAGAGGCGAGCAGACCCAGGGCGCTGCAGCTGCCGCGTCTCCTTCTCCTGATGAGCCACCCAGCGCCCCACCTCCTCCTGGGGTAGGGGTGAGTGACAGGCAGGGGCCTCAGAACCCTTCTCATTCCTTCCTCAGACCCCTGATATCTCCGAACCCACCCTGCACCCCACCCCCTCCTAAGAAGAGGGCCTCAGAGCTCCTTAGATCCTGAGAACCTCTGAGGTGAGACCCCCAGggaccctcctcctcctcaggggcttttttttttttttttttggagacagggtctcattccatcacccaggctggagtgcagtgacacgatcatggctcactgcagcctcaacttcccaggttcaagtgagcctcccacctcagcctcccaaatagttgggactacaggtgcatgccaccatggccagctaatttttgtatattttggatagatgatgtctcaccatgtttcccaggctggtcccaaactcctgggttcaggcaatccacctgcccctacctcccaaagggctaggattataggtgtataCCTCCACACCCGGCCTTCAGGGGCCTTTCAGGTCTGACTCAGACCTTCCTCATCTCCTTCAAAGTTTCCCTCAAATTCTGCTCACAATTGAAAACCTCAGCACCCTCTCTCCTCTACTAAAGATCCAtccccagccaggcgcagtggctcacgcctataatcccagcactttgggaggctgaggcagacagatcatctgaggtcaggagttccaaaccagcctggccaacatagtgaaaccccatctctacttaaaatgcaaaaaaattagccgggcgtgatggtgcatgtctgtaatcccagctactcaggaggctgaggcaggagaattgcttgaacctgggagggggaggtagcagtaagtcgagatcgcgccattgcactcccgcctggacaacacagtgagactgtctcatcaaaaaaaaaaaaaatccatctcctGCCTCTGATTTCTCCCCAGtcctcccccactcccccagAACCTTCAAATCACCACAGATGCCCTGTACCACACCCCTAGCTCCCATATTTACCATAAACACCCCCCTGAATGTCCCAGGCAGCCTCACCATGTTCTCTGCGTCAGGGCCACGGGCCATCCGGGCCAGAACGTGTAGGCGCTGGGCCCGGGCCCACACAGCCACGTCCTCAGACCCTGGCCCACCTGGCCCTCCAGGCAGCATTGGGTAGATGAAGCCACGGTAGACCAGGGACACATCTGTTTCTGCGCTGGGTGTCAGGGTGATGGTCGTGCTGCGGACAATCGAGACCTGTGCCACCAGGGATGGGTGTATG from Piliocolobus tephrosceles isolate RC106 unplaced genomic scaffold, ASM277652v3 unscaffolded_27421, whole genome shotgun sequence includes the following:
- the LOC111553994 gene encoding multiple epidermal growth factor-like domains protein 8, giving the protein MLPGGPGGPGSEDVAVWARAQRLHVLARMARGPDAENMEEVGRWVAHQEKETRQLQRPGSARLFPLPGRDHKYAVEIRGQLNGSAGPGHSELTLLWDRTGVPGGSEISFFFLEPYRSSACTSYSSCLGCLADQGCGWCLTSASCHLRQGGAHCGDDRAGGSLLVLVPTLCPLCEEHRDCHACTQDPFCEWHQSTNRKGDAACSRRGRGRGAIKSPEECPPLCNQRLTCEDCLANSSQCAWCQSTHTCFLFAAYLARYPHGGCRGWDDSVHSEPRCRSCDGFLTCHECLQSHECGWCGNEDNPTLGRCLQGDFSGPLGGGNCSLWVGEGLGLPVALPARWAYARCPDVDECRLGLARCHPRATCLNTPLSYECHCQRGYQGDGISHCNRTCLEDCGHGVCSGPPDFTCVCDLGWTSDLPPPTPAPGPPAPRCSRDCGCSFHSHCRKRGPGFCDECQDWTWGEHCERCRPGSFGNATGSRGCRPCQCNGHGDPRRGHCDNLSGLCFCQDHTEGAHCQLCSPGYYGDPRAGGSCFRECGGRALLTNVSSVALGSRRVGGLLPPGGGAARAGPGLSYCVWVVSATEELQPCAPGTLCPPLTLTFSPDSSTPCTLSYVLAFDGFPRFLDTGVVQSDRSLIAAFCGQRRDRPLTVQALSGLLVLHWEANGSSSWGFNASVGSARCGSGGPGSCPVPQECVPQDGAAGAGLCRCPQGWAGPHCRMALCPENCNAHTGAGTCNQSLGVCICTEGFGGPDCATKLDGGQLVWETLMDSRLSADTASRFLHRLGHTMVEGPDATLWMFGGLGLPQGLLGNLYRYSVSERRWTQMLAGAEDGGPGPSPRSFHAAAYVPAGRGAMYLLGGLTAGGVTRDFWVLNLTTLQWRQEKAPQTVELPAVAGHTLTARRGLSLLLVGGYSPENGFNQQLLEYQLATGTWVSGAQSGTPPTGLYGHSAVYHEATDSLYVFGGFRFHVELAAPSPELYSLHCPDRTWSLLAPSQGAKPRPRLFHASALLGDTMVVLGGRSDPDEFSSDVLLYQVNCNTWLLPDLTRKSPLWLPGG